A single region of the Novosphingobium sp. SL115 genome encodes:
- the ruvC gene encoding crossover junction endodeoxyribonuclease RuvC has translation MIILGIDPGLTCTGWGVISKSGSNLRHVANGQIRTDAKASMAERLVELDAALCTVIDLYKPDTGAVEEVFVNVNPQSTLKLGQARGVAMLSVARAGIPVAEYPTKVIKKALVGTGGAEKQQIQHMLKILLPGVRLAGEDASDALAVAITHGNMLGSHR, from the coding sequence ATGATAATCCTTGGCATCGACCCCGGCCTTACCTGCACGGGCTGGGGTGTAATCTCCAAATCGGGCAGTAACCTGCGGCACGTCGCCAACGGGCAGATCCGCACCGACGCCAAGGCCAGCATGGCCGAACGTCTGGTCGAACTGGACGCTGCGCTGTGCACCGTGATCGACCTTTACAAGCCTGATACTGGCGCGGTCGAAGAAGTGTTCGTCAACGTCAATCCGCAGTCCACGCTGAAGCTGGGGCAGGCACGCGGCGTTGCCATGCTGTCGGTTGCGCGCGCAGGCATTCCCGTGGCCGAATACCCCACCAAAGTCATCAAGAAGGCACTGGTGGGGACTGGCGGCGCGGAAAAGCAGCAGATCCAGCACATGCTCAAGATTCTGCTGCCCGGTGTCAGACTGGCGGGCGAAGATGCCTCAGATGCGCTGGCCGTAGCGATCACCCATGGCAACATGCTGGGCAGCCACCGCTAG
- the pyk gene encoding pyruvate kinase has protein sequence MAKIDPRGRKVKILATVGPASREPEMLEKLVRAGADAFRVNMSHGEHAIHAETIANIRALEKKLNRPITVLCDLQGPKLRVGQFKDGRAVIRHSGHFTLDRNPEPGDETRVCLPHPELFGVLQKGQRLLIDDGKLRLRVIRADENEILCSAEVGGVISDRKGVNVPDAVVPVPALTEKDRRDLSFAVEHGADWIALSFVQRPEDVAEARRLMGGYGALMAKIEKPAAISRLEEIIELADGIMVARGDLGVELNPEEVPPLQKRIVESARRQGKPVVVATQMLESMIEAPTPTRAEVSDVANAVYDGADAVMLSAETAAGAWPEEAVTIMHRIAAQVETDPGYAARVHFIETLPDPTTADALAQAAASISDTLPITGIIVFTGSGSTARRVARERPSVPMLVLTPSQVTARRLGLLWGAHAVTTKDIGSFEEMIGKGKRMALRHGFGTAGARLVALAGVPFGTPGATNLLHVVTLTGKELEQRD, from the coding sequence GTGGCCAAGATCGATCCGCGCGGTAGGAAGGTCAAGATCCTCGCCACGGTGGGCCCCGCCAGCCGCGAACCCGAAATGCTCGAAAAGCTGGTGCGCGCAGGCGCCGATGCCTTTCGTGTTAACATGAGCCATGGCGAACATGCCATCCATGCCGAAACCATCGCCAATATCCGCGCGCTGGAAAAGAAGCTGAACCGCCCCATCACCGTGCTGTGCGACCTTCAGGGGCCGAAGCTGCGTGTGGGCCAGTTCAAGGATGGCCGCGCGGTCATCCGCCATTCCGGCCACTTCACGCTGGACCGCAACCCTGAACCGGGCGACGAAACCCGCGTCTGCCTGCCGCATCCTGAACTGTTCGGCGTGCTGCAAAAAGGCCAGCGCCTGCTGATCGACGATGGCAAGCTGCGCCTGCGCGTGATCCGTGCAGATGAGAACGAAATTCTGTGTTCGGCTGAAGTGGGCGGGGTTATTTCCGACCGCAAGGGCGTGAACGTGCCCGATGCCGTGGTGCCGGTGCCCGCGCTGACCGAAAAGGACCGGCGCGACCTGTCGTTCGCAGTGGAACATGGCGCGGACTGGATTGCGCTGTCGTTTGTGCAGCGCCCCGAAGACGTGGCCGAAGCGCGCCGCCTGATGGGCGGATATGGCGCATTGATGGCCAAGATCGAAAAGCCCGCCGCCATTTCGCGGCTGGAAGAGATCATCGAACTGGCCGACGGAATCATGGTGGCGCGCGGCGACTTGGGCGTTGAACTGAATCCCGAAGAAGTGCCGCCGCTGCAAAAGCGCATTGTCGAAAGCGCGCGCCGTCAGGGCAAGCCTGTGGTGGTCGCCACGCAAATGCTTGAATCGATGATCGAAGCGCCGACGCCGACTCGCGCCGAAGTTTCGGACGTGGCCAACGCGGTGTACGACGGGGCCGATGCAGTGATGCTTTCGGCAGAAACCGCAGCGGGCGCATGGCCTGAAGAAGCGGTGACGATCATGCACCGCATCGCCGCGCAAGTGGAGACTGATCCCGGCTATGCCGCGCGTGTCCACTTCATCGAAACCCTGCCTGATCCGACAACGGCTGACGCATTGGCGCAGGCCGCGGCCAGCATTTCTGACACGCTGCCGATTACTGGCATCATCGTGTTTACCGGGTCTGGTTCGACCGCTCGCCGCGTGGCGCGTGAACGGCCTTCGGTGCCTATGCTGGTGCTGACCCCGTCGCAGGTTACCGCGCGCCGGCTGGGCCTGTTGTGGGGCGCGCATGCCGTGACCACCAAGGATATCGGCAGCTTTGAAGAGATGATCGGCAAGGGCAAGCGCATGGCTTTGCGTCATGGCTTTGGCACTGCCGGGGCGCGTCTGGTGGCGCTTGCAGGTGTTCCATTCGGCACGCCCGGCGCTACAAACCTGCTTCATGTGGTCACGCTGACCGGTAAGGAACTGGAGCAGCGCGACTGA
- a CDS encoding CPBP family glutamic-type intramembrane protease yields MTIPDAIADLLAFVRRPTLLEPRGLRARGVLGHWAILTAVQIAVLGGVVVQIMLAWQKAFGLSAPNAFDGMSPLALWGGAVVLAPVLEELFFRGWQTGRPAALWLLGDTVAGLALFVAFGKGSALAGGLILLATLAAAAIGWWRLRAQRTAPRWFARAFPAIFYGTVLLFAAMHLANYPNVSLLAVPLVLPQAWSGLMFGYIRQRVGLLGAILTHVASNAVMLSLALLG; encoded by the coding sequence ATGACGATACCTGACGCGATTGCCGACCTGCTGGCCTTTGTACGCCGCCCTACTTTGCTTGAGCCGCGCGGCCTGCGCGCGCGGGGAGTACTGGGGCACTGGGCGATTCTGACTGCGGTGCAAATTGCCGTGCTGGGCGGGGTGGTGGTGCAGATCATGCTGGCCTGGCAAAAGGCATTCGGCCTTTCTGCGCCCAATGCCTTTGACGGGATGAGCCCGCTGGCCCTGTGGGGCGGGGCAGTGGTGTTGGCTCCCGTGCTGGAGGAACTGTTCTTTCGCGGTTGGCAAACCGGCCGACCGGCCGCGTTGTGGCTGCTTGGCGATACGGTGGCAGGCCTTGCGCTGTTCGTGGCGTTTGGCAAAGGCAGTGCGCTGGCAGGTGGGCTGATCTTGCTGGCAACGCTTGCGGCTGCGGCAATTGGCTGGTGGCGGTTGCGTGCGCAGCGCACGGCCCCGCGCTGGTTCGCCCGCGCTTTTCCGGCGATATTCTATGGCACAGTGCTGCTGTTTGCCGCGATGCATCTGGCCAATTATCCCAACGTCAGCCTGCTGGCGGTGCCGCTGGTGCTGCCACAGGCATGGTCCGGCCTGATGTTCGGTTACATCCGGCAGCGCGTCGGGTTGCTGGGCGCAATTTTGACGCATGTTGCATCGAATGCTGTCATGCTGTCGCTGGCCCTGCTGGGATAA
- the ruvA gene encoding Holliday junction branch migration protein RuvA: protein MIAKLTGILDDTGPDWAVIDVNGVGYLVHCSAKTLTHLGIRGDKVVVHTEMQVSETDQRLIGFTSAGERAWFRLLTAVQGVGSKVALAILSALAVEELQRACAHGDAAMVARANGVGPKLASRIVNELKDKAGGLAGYVSPVGPGGEAMPLPPGNASADAISALQNLGFKPAIATMAVAAAVKDLGEDAGLNDLVRVALKRAAG, encoded by the coding sequence ATGATCGCCAAGCTCACCGGCATTCTTGACGATACCGGCCCCGACTGGGCGGTGATCGACGTTAATGGCGTCGGTTACCTCGTCCATTGCTCCGCCAAAACGCTTACCCATCTCGGCATCCGGGGTGACAAGGTCGTCGTCCATACCGAAATGCAGGTGTCGGAAACCGACCAGCGCCTGATCGGCTTTACCAGTGCGGGCGAACGCGCGTGGTTCCGCCTGCTGACGGCGGTTCAGGGCGTCGGGTCCAAAGTCGCGCTGGCCATTCTGTCGGCTCTTGCCGTGGAAGAACTGCAACGCGCCTGCGCCCATGGTGATGCCGCCATGGTTGCGCGTGCCAATGGGGTCGGGCCAAAGCTCGCCAGCCGCATCGTCAACGAACTGAAGGACAAGGCTGGCGGCCTTGCGGGCTATGTCTCGCCCGTTGGACCGGGCGGAGAAGCCATGCCCCTGCCCCCCGGCAACGCCAGCGCAGACGCCATCTCGGCGTTGCAGAACCTTGGCTTCAAACCTGCCATCGCTACCATGGCCGTTGCTGCGGCCGTCAAGGATTTGGGCGAAGATGCCGGGTTGAACGATCTGGTGCGCGTGGCGTTGAAGAGGGCGGCAGGATAA
- the acnA gene encoding aconitate hydratase AcnA: MTQVGQDTLGTRSTMNVGGKEYAYYSLKKASEKFGDVSRLPFSMKVLLENLLRFEDGGFTVSTDDVKAVVDWQKNPTESNNEIQYRPARVLLQDFTGVPCVVDLAAMRDAIATLGGDTSKINPLVPVNLVIDHSVMVDEFGHPKAAEQNVEIEYQRNMERYDFLKWGSKSLNNFYAVPPGTGICHQVNLENIAQTVWTSTDQNGVTVAYPDTCVGTDSHTTMVNGLGVLGWGVGGIEAEAAMLGQPVSMLVPEVVGFKFTGELKEGVTATDLVLTCTNLLRKHGVVGRFVEYYGPGLAALSLADRATLANMAPEYGATCGFFGIDDKTLDYMRLTGREEAQIALVEAYAKEQGFWIDPAVEPIFSSTLELDLSTVVPSLAGPKRPQDRVSLPEVDDVFNADMANTYKKAQQRVPVEGMGFDIGDGDVTIAAITSCTNTSNPGVLVAAGLVAKKANELGLKPKPWVKTSLAPGSQVVTDYLVRAGLQEHLDAVGFNLVGYGCTTCIGNSGPLSEPISKAINDNGLVAAAVISGNRNFEGRVSPDVRANFLASPPLVVAYALKGTVVEDFTTTPIGKSKDGVDVYLKDIWPSNSEVATTMAGCMDRAMFQARYADVYKGDAHWQAINVTGSETYSWRAGSTYVANPPYFEGMSMTPAPVSDIIEAKPLLILGDSITTDHISPAGSIKADSPAGQWLMEHQVAKADFNSYGARRGHHEVMMRGTFANIRIKNEMVPGTEGGFSRYGDEVGSVYDVAMKHKADGVPTVVIAGKEYGTGSSRDWAAKGTNLLGVRAVIVESFERIHRSNLVGMGVLPLQFKEGQNRTSLGLSGDDTFTIKGVGSLQPRQDVEVEVTKQDGTKLTFTALCRIDTANEVEYFMNGGILHYVLRKLAS; this comes from the coding sequence ATGACCCAGGTCGGACAGGATACGCTCGGCACCCGCAGCACGATGAACGTGGGCGGCAAGGAGTATGCCTACTACTCGCTCAAGAAGGCTTCGGAGAAGTTCGGCGACGTTTCGCGCCTGCCGTTCTCGATGAAGGTGCTTCTCGAAAACCTCCTCCGTTTCGAAGACGGTGGCTTTACCGTGTCGACCGATGACGTGAAGGCGGTTGTCGACTGGCAGAAGAACCCCACCGAATCGAACAACGAAATCCAGTATCGCCCCGCGCGCGTGCTGCTGCAGGATTTCACCGGCGTTCCTTGTGTGGTCGACCTTGCCGCGATGCGCGATGCCATCGCCACGCTGGGCGGTGACACCAGCAAGATCAACCCGCTGGTGCCTGTGAACCTCGTGATCGACCACTCGGTCATGGTGGACGAATTCGGCCACCCCAAGGCCGCCGAACAGAACGTGGAAATCGAATATCAGCGCAATATGGAGCGCTACGACTTCCTCAAGTGGGGTTCGAAGAGCCTCAACAACTTCTACGCCGTGCCTCCCGGCACCGGCATCTGCCATCAGGTGAACCTGGAAAACATCGCGCAGACGGTGTGGACCAGCACCGATCAGAACGGTGTGACGGTTGCCTATCCCGACACATGCGTCGGCACCGACAGCCACACCACCATGGTCAACGGCCTTGGCGTGCTGGGCTGGGGCGTTGGCGGGATCGAGGCTGAGGCCGCGATGCTGGGCCAGCCCGTGTCGATGCTGGTTCCCGAAGTGGTCGGTTTCAAGTTTACCGGCGAACTGAAGGAAGGCGTAACCGCGACCGACCTCGTGCTGACCTGCACCAACCTGCTGCGCAAGCACGGCGTGGTTGGCCGCTTTGTCGAATACTACGGTCCCGGCCTTGCCGCGCTGTCGCTTGCCGACCGCGCCACACTGGCCAACATGGCACCGGAATATGGCGCAACCTGCGGCTTCTTCGGCATTGACGACAAGACGCTCGACTACATGCGCCTGACCGGCCGTGAAGAAGCACAGATCGCGCTGGTCGAAGCCTATGCCAAGGAGCAGGGCTTCTGGATCGATCCTGCGGTTGAGCCGATCTTCTCCTCGACGCTGGAACTCGACCTGTCGACGGTCGTGCCCTCGCTCGCCGGACCAAAGCGCCCGCAGGACCGCGTTTCGCTTCCCGAAGTGGACGATGTGTTCAACGCCGACATGGCCAACACCTACAAGAAGGCGCAGCAGCGCGTTCCGGTGGAAGGCATGGGCTTCGACATCGGCGACGGTGACGTGACCATCGCGGCGATCACGTCTTGCACCAATACGTCGAACCCCGGCGTGCTGGTGGCTGCGGGCCTCGTTGCCAAGAAGGCCAACGAACTGGGCCTCAAGCCCAAGCCGTGGGTCAAGACCTCGCTGGCCCCCGGCAGCCAGGTCGTCACCGACTACCTCGTCCGTGCAGGCCTGCAGGAGCACCTCGATGCGGTCGGTTTCAACCTCGTCGGCTATGGCTGCACCACCTGCATCGGCAACTCCGGCCCGCTGTCCGAACCGATCAGCAAGGCGATCAACGACAACGGCCTCGTCGCCGCCGCCGTGATCTCCGGCAACCGCAACTTCGAAGGCCGCGTATCGCCGGACGTGCGCGCCAACTTCCTCGCCTCGCCGCCGCTGGTCGTCGCCTATGCGCTCAAGGGCACGGTGGTCGAGGACTTCACCACCACGCCGATCGGCAAGAGCAAGGACGGCGTTGACGTCTATCTCAAGGACATCTGGCCTTCGAACAGCGAAGTCGCCACCACCATGGCTGGCTGCATGGATCGCGCCATGTTCCAGGCGCGCTATGCCGACGTCTACAAGGGCGACGCGCACTGGCAGGCGATCAACGTCACCGGTTCGGAAACCTATTCGTGGCGCGCCGGGTCGACCTATGTCGCTAACCCGCCCTACTTCGAAGGCATGTCGATGACGCCGGCTCCGGTCAGCGACATCATCGAAGCCAAGCCGCTGCTGATCTTGGGTGATTCGATCACGACTGACCACATCAGTCCGGCAGGCTCGATCAAGGCTGACAGCCCGGCTGGCCAGTGGCTGATGGAGCATCAGGTCGCCAAGGCGGACTTCAACTCCTACGGCGCGCGCCGTGGCCACCACGAAGTGATGATGCGCGGCACCTTTGCCAACATCCGCATCAAGAACGAAATGGTCCCCGGTACCGAAGGCGGTTTCTCGCGCTATGGCGACGAAGTCGGCTCGGTCTATGACGTAGCGATGAAGCACAAGGCCGATGGCGTTCCGACCGTGGTGATCGCGGGCAAGGAATACGGCACCGGTTCGTCGCGCGACTGGGCGGCCAAGGGCACCAACCTGCTGGGCGTCCGCGCCGTGATCGTCGAAAGCTTCGAACGTATCCACCGTTCGAACCTGGTCGGCATGGGCGTGCTGCCGCTGCAGTTCAAGGAAGGCCAGAACCGCACCTCGCTGGGCCTTTCGGGCGATGACACCTTTACCATCAAGGGCGTTGGCAGCCTGCAGCCGCGTCAGGATGTCGAAGTGGAAGTGACCAAGCAGGACGGCACCAAGCTGACCTTCACGGCGCTGTGCCGCATCGATACTGCCAATGAAGTCGAATACTTCATGAACGGTGGCATCCTGCACTACGTGCTGCGCAAACTGGCTTCTTAA
- a CDS encoding heavy metal-binding domain-containing protein, with protein MLIATTSLIEGRPVQRYLGVVTGEVILGANIVRDIFASITDIFGGRSGKYEEVLARGREQALRELEDKARAAGANAVIGVDIDYETIGARGSMLMVSVSGTAVVL; from the coding sequence ATGCTTATTGCCACGACCAGCCTGATCGAAGGCCGCCCGGTGCAACGCTATCTTGGCGTTGTCACCGGCGAGGTCATTCTGGGTGCCAATATCGTGCGCGATATCTTTGCCTCGATCACCGATATTTTCGGCGGACGTTCAGGCAAATACGAAGAAGTTCTTGCCCGTGGCCGCGAACAGGCCCTGCGCGAACTGGAAGACAAGGCGCGCGCTGCGGGTGCCAATGCCGTGATCGGCGTCGATATCGATTATGAAACCATCGGCGCGCGCGGATCAATGCTGATGGTCAGCGTCAGCGGGACGGCTGTGGTTCTGTAG
- a CDS encoding DMT family transporter — translation MNGEVARVPLLPVVAVILGLALFSVMDGVMKAASIAVGAYAAMFWRGLTGATIMLPLWLWRRERNGGGWPALATIKVHILRGVVAACMAVLFFYGIVRTPLAEGIALSFIAPLIALYLAAVLLGEKLHRAAVSGSVLALAGVVVIGWGKFDGPADAEAVKGLAAILVSAVLYAWNLVLQRKQAMIAGPEEVAFFQALVSCLFLGVGAWWLAPVPNAVAWGLIVVSAVLSATSLMLLSWAYGRAEAQVLVPLEYTAFISAAIVGWVAFDEAVTLATLTGVLLIVAGCLHATRGAAN, via the coding sequence ATGAATGGTGAAGTTGCGCGCGTTCCGCTGTTACCAGTTGTGGCGGTGATCCTTGGGTTGGCCCTGTTCTCGGTAATGGACGGGGTGATGAAGGCTGCGTCGATTGCGGTGGGGGCCTATGCCGCGATGTTCTGGCGCGGGTTGACCGGCGCCACGATCATGTTGCCGCTGTGGTTGTGGCGACGCGAGCGCAATGGCGGAGGCTGGCCTGCGCTGGCGACGATCAAGGTTCACATTCTGCGCGGCGTGGTGGCAGCGTGCATGGCGGTGCTGTTCTTCTATGGCATCGTCCGCACCCCGCTGGCCGAAGGCATTGCGCTCAGCTTCATCGCGCCCCTGATTGCGCTGTATCTGGCAGCGGTTCTGCTGGGGGAAAAGCTGCATCGCGCGGCGGTGAGCGGTTCGGTGCTGGCGCTGGCGGGCGTGGTGGTGATCGGCTGGGGCAAGTTTGATGGTCCTGCCGATGCCGAGGCGGTCAAAGGACTGGCCGCAATCCTGGTGTCCGCCGTGCTCTATGCATGGAATCTGGTGCTGCAACGCAAGCAGGCCATGATCGCCGGGCCAGAAGAAGTGGCGTTCTTTCAGGCGCTTGTATCGTGCCTGTTTCTGGGGGTCGGCGCGTGGTGGTTGGCTCCGGTGCCGAATGCGGTTGCGTGGGGACTGATCGTGGTGTCGGCGGTGCTTTCGGCCACGTCGCTGATGCTGTTGAGCTGGGCCTATGGCCGGGCCGAGGCACAAGTGCTGGTGCCGCTGGAATATACCGCGTTCATATCTGCTGCCATCGTGGGGTGGGTGGCCTTTGATGAGGCGGTGACTTTGGCGACGCTGACGGGCGTATTACTGATCGTTGCAGGGTGCCTGCATGCCACGCGCGGGGCGGCGAATTGA
- a CDS encoding PEP-CTERM sorting domain-containing protein, with protein sequence MTSSSSTSTSSGNVSTSSSTSSSTSSSTSSSTSSSTSSSTSSSSSNGGTTTTSSTGGTEVPEPSMVILFGAAAAGLVARRRFGKAK encoded by the coding sequence GTGACGTCCAGCTCATCAACCTCGACGTCTTCCGGCAATGTCAGCACCAGTTCTTCAACGTCGAGCAGCACCAGCAGCTCTACGTCGTCGTCGACCTCCAGCTCCACTTCGTCGTCAACGTCCAGTTCCAGCTCGAACGGCGGCACCACGACCACTTCTTCGACCGGTGGCACCGAAGTTCCCGAACCCTCGATGGTGATCCTGTTTGGCGCAGCAGCAGCAGGCCTTGTTGCCCGCCGCCGCTTCGGCAAGGCCAAGTAG
- a CDS encoding YebC/PmpR family DNA-binding transcriptional regulator encodes MAGHSKFKNIMHRKGAQDKKRSAQFSKLSREITVAAKMGMPDPDMNPRLRAAVNAAKAQSMPKDNIQRAIDKASKGDGENYEEVRYEGYGPGGVAIIVEALTDNRNRTATNVRTAFAKNGGNLGASGAVSHGFERLGLIEYPGKVGDEEKVLEAAIEAGADDVESDLGDGDENPGSHQIWVAVENLHEVARELEKTLGEAEGVKLAWKPSLKTEVSADDATTLLKLIDVLDDDDDVQTVWGNYEIPDEVMEKLG; translated from the coding sequence ATGGCAGGCCATTCCAAATTCAAGAACATCATGCACCGCAAGGGTGCGCAGGATAAAAAGCGCTCGGCCCAGTTTTCAAAGCTGAGCCGCGAAATCACTGTGGCGGCCAAGATGGGCATGCCCGACCCTGACATGAACCCGCGCCTGCGCGCCGCCGTAAACGCGGCCAAGGCGCAGTCGATGCCCAAGGACAACATCCAGCGCGCCATCGACAAGGCGAGCAAGGGCGACGGCGAGAACTACGAGGAAGTGCGCTACGAAGGCTACGGCCCCGGCGGCGTTGCAATTATCGTCGAAGCGCTGACCGACAACCGCAACCGTACCGCCACCAATGTGCGCACCGCGTTCGCTAAAAACGGCGGCAACCTTGGCGCGTCGGGCGCGGTCAGCCACGGTTTTGAACGCCTTGGCCTGATCGAATACCCCGGCAAGGTCGGTGACGAGGAAAAGGTTCTCGAAGCTGCGATCGAAGCGGGTGCCGACGATGTCGAATCGGACCTGGGCGATGGCGATGAAAACCCCGGCAGCCACCAGATCTGGGTTGCAGTGGAAAACCTCCACGAAGTCGCCCGCGAACTGGAAAAGACGCTGGGCGAAGCCGAAGGCGTGAAGCTGGCATGGAAGCCCAGCCTCAAGACCGAAGTGTCGGCCGATGATGCCACCACCCTGCTCAAGCTGATCGACGTGCTGGACGACGACGATGACGTGCAGACCGTGTGGGGCAACTATGAAATCCCTGACGAAGTGATGGAAAAGCTGGGCTGA
- a CDS encoding DUF1244 domain-containing protein: MDTNAIDELPDAVAASAFRRLVRHLQHRHDAQNIDLMGLAGFCRNCLADWIRDAGFDGDKAAARAVIHGMPFDAWKAAHQTEATPEQIARMDESLKKNASGH, from the coding sequence GTGGATACGAATGCAATCGATGAACTGCCCGATGCCGTCGCCGCATCCGCCTTTCGCCGCCTTGTCCGCCATTTGCAGCACCGCCATGATGCCCAGAACATCGACCTGATGGGCCTTGCCGGGTTCTGCCGCAATTGCCTTGCCGACTGGATTCGCGATGCGGGCTTCGACGGTGACAAAGCCGCCGCCCGCGCGGTGATTCACGGCATGCCGTTTGATGCATGGAAAGCCGCCCACCAAACTGAGGCGACGCCCGAACAGATCGCGCGCATGGACGAAAGCCTGAAGAAAAACGCATCCGGCCACTGA
- a CDS encoding DUF2312 domain-containing protein encodes MAESADDRLRLLIERIERLEEEKKGIGDDIKDVYGEAKATGYDAKIMRQIVRLRKMKPDDRREMEAVLETYKNALGID; translated from the coding sequence ATGGCCGAATCCGCCGACGACCGCCTGCGCCTTCTGATCGAGCGCATCGAACGCCTCGAAGAAGAAAAGAAGGGCATCGGCGACGATATCAAGGACGTTTACGGCGAAGCCAAGGCCACCGGTTATGACGCCAAGATCATGCGCCAGATCGTGCGTCTGCGCAAAATGAAGCCGGATGACCGCCGCGAAATGGAAGCGGTTCTGGAAACCTACAAGAACGCGCTGGGCATCGACTGA
- a CDS encoding nucleoside deaminase: MQASSDNDWMARALDLAVFEKGSDPANTPIAAIVVRDGLLLSQGVNCTAEHCDATAHAEIMALRAAGKVAGEMRVPGATLYSTLQPCGMCTMAAIWAGVTRIVYGAGRGDVHKMYFEDRHLSTLDFVADAYKDDLTLTGGILADRCALLYYRPWDDVPTDQQANA, from the coding sequence ATGCAGGCAAGTTCAGACAACGACTGGATGGCCCGCGCGCTCGATCTCGCCGTTTTCGAGAAAGGGAGTGACCCGGCCAACACACCTATCGCGGCGATTGTCGTGCGCGACGGACTGTTGCTGTCCCAGGGCGTCAATTGCACCGCCGAACATTGCGACGCTACCGCCCATGCCGAAATCATGGCACTGCGGGCGGCAGGAAAGGTCGCGGGCGAGATGCGCGTCCCCGGCGCCACGCTTTACTCCACGCTACAGCCGTGCGGCATGTGTACGATGGCCGCGATCTGGGCCGGGGTGACGCGAATTGTTTATGGCGCAGGCCGCGGCGACGTCCACAAGATGTACTTCGAAGACCGCCACCTCTCTACGCTCGACTTCGTGGCTGATGCTTACAAGGATGACCTGACCCTGACCGGCGGCATTTTGGCTGATCGGTGCGCTTTGCTTTATTATCGTCCGTGGGACGACGTGCCGACCGATCAACAGGCCAATGCCTGA
- the ruvB gene encoding Holliday junction branch migration DNA helicase RuvB — translation MTDNPLLSADRQHEDPDAALRPKTLAEFVGQASAKDNLRVFIESAKMRREAMDHVLFFGPPGLGKTTLAQIIARELGVNFRATSGPVIAKAGDLAALLTNLEHGDVLFIDEIHRLNPVVEEVLYPAMEDRALDLMIGEGPSARSVRIDLPPFTLIGATTRQGLLQTPLRDRFGIPVRLQFYSVDELERVVARGASLMGIGIDKGGATEIARRARGTPRVAGRLLRRVRDFAQVDGAEKITQSIADNALTRLEVDKIGLDLQDRRYLMMIADIYKGGPVGVETLAAGLSEPRDTIEEVIEPYLIQLGMIARTARGRCLNDRGWQHLGITPPTGQTPGLFDSAE, via the coding sequence ATGACCGACAATCCCCTCCTTTCCGCTGATCGCCAGCACGAAGATCCGGACGCCGCACTGCGCCCCAAAACGCTGGCCGAATTTGTCGGGCAGGCTTCGGCGAAGGACAACCTGCGGGTATTCATCGAAAGCGCCAAGATGCGGCGCGAAGCGATGGACCATGTGCTGTTCTTTGGCCCGCCCGGTCTGGGCAAGACCACACTGGCGCAGATCATCGCGCGTGAACTGGGCGTCAATTTCCGCGCCACATCCGGCCCGGTCATTGCCAAGGCGGGCGATCTGGCAGCGCTGCTCACCAATCTTGAACATGGCGATGTCCTGTTCATCGACGAAATTCACCGCCTCAACCCAGTCGTGGAAGAAGTGCTCTATCCGGCGATGGAAGACCGCGCGCTCGACCTGATGATCGGGGAAGGGCCGTCGGCCCGGTCAGTACGGATAGACCTGCCACCATTCACGCTGATCGGCGCGACGACGCGGCAGGGCCTGCTGCAAACACCGCTGCGTGACCGCTTCGGCATTCCGGTGCGCCTGCAGTTCTATTCGGTTGATGAACTTGAGCGCGTTGTCGCACGCGGGGCCAGCCTGATGGGCATCGGCATCGACAAGGGCGGCGCCACCGAGATCGCCCGCCGTGCCCGCGGCACCCCGCGCGTGGCGGGCCGCCTGCTGCGCCGCGTGCGAGATTTCGCCCAAGTCGATGGTGCCGAAAAGATTACCCAAAGCATCGCTGACAATGCCCTGACCCGCCTTGAAGTCGACAAGATCGGCCTCGACCTGCAGGATAGACGCTATCTGATGATGATCGCCGACATCTACAAAGGTGGTCCGGTCGGCGTTGAAACGCTGGCCGCTGGCCTGTCAGAACCGCGCGATACGATTGAAGAGGTGATCGAGCCCTATCTGATCCAGCTTGGCATGATTGCCCGCACTGCGCGCGGGCGCTGCCTGAATGATCGGGGCTGGCAGCATCTGGGAATCACCCCGCCTACCGGACAGACGCCCGGCCTGTTCGACAGCGCGGAATGA